A genome region from Eurosta solidaginis isolate ZX-2024a chromosome 2, ASM4086904v1, whole genome shotgun sequence includes the following:
- the LOC137242605 gene encoding uncharacterized protein: MSLVADQEKAKQPHDEVDFSSGFETQYLQEYRPKKVLRPAPPDPSMAWYRDCQSVTMIIFLFAVLVCGSTLLIRSIFSTDPTTVVVLLVGYMVMGLFFIWLEVFSKYVR, encoded by the coding sequence atgtcATTGGTTGCGGATCAAGAGAAGGCCAAACAGCCGCACGATGAAGTCGACTTCAGTAGCGGTTTCGAGACGCAGTACTTGCAGGAATATCGCCCAAAGAAAGTGCTACGTCCAGCACCACCCGATCCAAGTATGGCTTGGTATCGCGATTGTCAATCGGTGACAAtgattatatttttatttgccgTACTTGTGTGTGGCTCTACGTTATTGATTCGATCGATTTTCTCTACAGATCCCACAACTGTGGTTGTGCTCTTGGTCGGTTATATGGTGATGGGTCTTTTCTTTATTTGGCTAGAAGTGTTCAGCAAGTATGTGCGTTGA